A stretch of the Hippocampus zosterae strain Florida chromosome 16, ASM2543408v3, whole genome shotgun sequence genome encodes the following:
- the LOC127588573 gene encoding tyrosinase-like, producing the protein MWCVALVFMIFWEPGLQQFPRPCATRQALLTKECCPPWDGDGSACGASSGRGFCRDVVVPDAPDGTQYPFRGVDDRERWPLVFYNRTCQCMGNFMGFSCADCKFGYYGVNCLERRESLRRNVFHLTRTERTQLVSYLNLAKQTPSSDYVVATGTYRDMENGSNPTFANVSVYDIFVWMHYYVSRDTLLGGAGNVWVDVDFAHWAPGFLPWHRVYLLQWEREIRKIAGDDGFSIPFWDWRDAQGCDVCTDQLMGGRNPRDPTLLSPGSVFSSWRSLCSQAQDYNARGVLCDARAEGPLRRNPGNHDRNRVPRLPTSAEVAFTLSLTNYDTGAMDRTAAMSFRNTMEGFGDPQTGLGSSTRMGMHAALHIFMNGSMSSVQGSANDPIFLLHHSFVDSLYEEWLRRHRPDPSQYPTSNAPIGHNGEYHMVPFLPLHTNREYFITSKELGYEYSRLLATNQLLFDSLRPYMEDLHAMWPWFLLASLCGAVAALALPAAAVYIKRRVPAWPRLRKRFFLYPTFQETQPLLRRDEENKPCGYTAAM; encoded by the exons ATGTGGTGTGTGGCCCTGGTTTTTATGATCTTTTGGGAGCCGGGGCTGCAGCAGTTCCCGCGCCCCTGTGCCACCCGCCAGGCTCTGCTGACCAAGGAGTGCTGCCCCCCTTGGGATGGGGACGGCTCTGCGTGCGGGGCCAGCTCCGGTCGAGGTTTCTGCCGAGATGTGGTGGTACCGGACGCACCGGATGGGACGCAGTATCCTTTCAGGGGGGTGGACGACCGCGAGAGATGGCCCCTGGTGTTCTACAACCGAACCTGCCAGTGCATGGGCAACTTCATGGGGTTCAGCTGTGCCGACTGCAAGTTTGGCTACTACGGGGTGAACTGCCTTGAAAGGAGGGAGTCGCTCCGGAGGAACGTGTTCCACTTGACCCGAACCGAGAGAACGCAGCTGGTGTCCTACCTCAACCTGGCCAAGCAGACGCCGAGCAGCGACTACGTGGTCGCCACGGGAACCTACCGGGATATGGAGAATGGCTCCAACCCCACCTTTGCCAATGTCTCCGTGTACGACATCTTCGTGTGGATGCACTACTACGTGTCCCGGGACACGCTGCTCGGCGGGGCGGGAAACGTGTGGGTGGACGTAGACTTTGCCCACTGGGCACCCGGGTTTCTTCCGTGGCACCGCGTCTACCTGCTGCAATGGGAGCGGGAGATCAGGAAGATCGCCGGGGACGACGGCTTCTCTATCCCCTTCTGGGACTGGAGGGATGCGCAGGGATGCGACGTGTGCACTGATCAGCTTATGGGGGGGCGGAACCCCCGGGACCCCACTCTGCTTAGTCCCGGCTCCGTCTTCTCCTCCTGGAGG TCGTTGTGTTCCCAAGCGCAGGACTACAACGCTCGCGGCGTTCTGTGCGACGCCCGAGCCGAGGGCCCTCTTCGCCGTAACCCGGGCAACCACGACCGAAACCGGGTGCCGCGTCTGCCCACCTCCGCCGAGGTTGCCTTCACCCTCAGCTTGACCAACTACGACACGGGCGCTATGGATCGCACCGCCGCAATGAGCTTCCGGAACACCATGGAAG gATTTGGGGACCCCCAGACGGGCTTGGGCAGCAGCACTCGTATGGGCATGCATGCTGCTCTGCATATCTTCATGAACGGATCCATGTCCTCTGTGCAGGGCTCGGCTAACGACCCCATTTTTCTCCTGCACCACTCCTTTGTGGACAG TCTCTATGAAGAGTGGCTCAGGAGGCACAGGCCCGACCCGTCGCAATACCCAACTTCGAACGCCCCCATTGGACACAACGGCGAGTACCACATGGTTCCCTTCCTGCCTCTGCACACCAACCGGGAGTATTTTATAACCAGCAAAGAGTTGGGCTACGAGTACTCACGCCTGCTGGCTACCA ACCAGCTTCTGTTTGACTCCTTGCGTCCCTACATGGAGGATTTGCATGCCATGTGGCCATGGTTTCTGCTCGCCAGCCTCTGCGGCGCAGTTGCGGCGCTGGCATTGCCCGCCGCCGCAGTTTACATCAAACGCCGTGTCCCGGCGTGGCCACGGCTCCGGAAAAGATTCTTCCTGTACCCAACATTTCAGGAAACTCAGCCTCTTCTCAGGAGAGATGAAGAAAACAAACCCTGCGGCTACACAGCAGCTATGTGA
- the chordc1b gene encoding cysteine and histidine-rich domain-containing protein 1 has protein sequence MSTLCYNKGCGQRFDPDNNPDGGCTYHPGVPVFHDALKGWSCCKRRTVDFSDFLSIAGCTKGPHNKEKPPEPVKPDVTSSKEKKNRDEQKPKFSEYIITAPKPQEAICRPSADEPVVRLQHKVSSSLKQALEKLKLTDNSHALKQEDDSDEVKIGTSCKNGGCTKSYDGLASDTDACFFHSGFPIFHEGMKYWSCCKKKTSDFNSFLSQVGCTEGQHLWRKKDEGKKVVPCRFDWHQTGSQVIISIYAKNAVPELSYVDANSTTLHIHVVFEGEKEFEQKISLWGVINVSQSAVNMMAAKIEVALRKSEAMSWARLDLPPPVAPPTQDHEKKIDAADSDSNDEENE, from the exons ATGTCTACTTTGTGCTACAACAAGGGCTGCGGCCAGCGATTCGACCCGGACAACAACCCAGACG GCGGCTGCACATACCACCCCGGCGTCCCAGTGTTCCATGACGCACTGAAG GGATGGTCCTGCTGCAAGAGACGGACCGTTGACTTCTCCGACTTTCTCAGCATCGCG GGCTGCACGAAAGGCCCCCACAACAAAGAGAAACCCCCCGAGCCGGTGAAGCCTGACGTGACCTCGtcgaaagagaagaaaaacagagaCGAGCAGAAGCCCAAATTTAGCGAGTACATCATCACCGCGCCGAAGCCTCAGGAGGCCATTTGCAGACCCAG TGCCGACGAGCCCGTGGTGAGGTTGCAGCACAAAGTGTCTTCTTCCCTCAAGCAAGCGCTGGAGAAGCTCAAGCTGACTGACAACTCGCATGCACTGAAACAAG AAGACGACAGCGACGAGGTCAAGATTGGCACATCCTGCAAAAACGGAGGATGTACTAAA AGCTACGATGGCCTGGCCAGTGACACTGACGCGTGCTTCTTTCACTCTGGATTTCCAATCTTTCATGAAGG GATGAAGTACTGGAGCTGCTGTAAGAAGAAAACCTCTGACTTCAACTCCTTCCTCTCCCAGGTGGGCTGCACTGAGGGCCAACACCTGTGGAGGAAAAAGGACGAG GGCAAGAAGGTGGTGCCATGTCGATTCGACTGGCACCAGACTGGCTCGCAGGTCATCATCTCCATCTACGCCAAGAACGCCGTGCCCGAGCTGAGCTACGTGGACGCCAACAGCACCACGTTGCACATCCACGTGGTCTTTGAGGGCGAGAAGGAGTTTGAGCAGAAGATCAGCCTGTGGGGG GTGATAAACGTGAGCCAGAGCGCAGTCAACATGATGGCGGCTAAGATCGAGGTGGCCCTGAGAAAGTCGGAGGCCATGTCGTGGGCTCGCCTGGATCTGCCGCCGCCTGTAGCGCCACCCACGCAGGACCACGAGAAAAAAATAGACGCCGCTGACAGTGATAGCAACGATGAGGAGAACGAATGA